The Nicotiana tabacum cultivar K326 chromosome 5, ASM71507v2, whole genome shotgun sequence sequence TAGCCACTCATAATACTAGAAAACAATTGCATAAGGTttgaataattgaaaatactagaaaagatgaagaaatctgaGATGTTCTTGCTCCCGATGTTTCTTGTGTGTATTTTTCCTCCAAAGTGGCGTCTCCAGGTCTAAGCtctgtcaaaagtcctcaaaatagcattttatatgtatttataccaagtagggtcgggcctaaACGAAACACCCTTTCATGAGCGAAATAGGACTTTGGCTCTGTGAAATTTGTACAGGCGCGTCGCACCCTGCACCGCACTAGTGGAGATTATCGCAGCCTTGCATTTTTCTTGTCATGCCAGTTTTTACACTGTTTCGCCGCAACCTGCGGCATTCCATGCAGCACGGTAGTGAGAATTTGTGAAAATacaaacatgaaagttgtagccctttcaaTTAGCTTTCTAACGATATATTGTGAAGCCCAAACGGAGTTCTGAGCAAAACGTTATGTGCATTTTTCTAGACAATACACCGTATGCCCGCTCGATTCTTcatttcgttcttaactatcatccattgatctccgaacacgatcccggcttaatccttgggcttttactcagactccAAAGCTCCAAATTACTTGAGTTCATTCCATAACTcctacatagatcggaatcactcctacaaggcataaaacacatatttagtgcaaaacactagtgattaaagctcaaactcaattaaagtacagtaaattagagtgtaataagcgactaaaatacgcaattatagcatATTATCAGATACATTTGAGACAGGGGAGAAGTAACATAGACTTCAAAACTTTCAAACAAGTAGTATTGACACAGAGCTCAAAAAATCACCACCGATCCAATTGGTTGTGGACTTATGTTGTAACAATACTTCTAGTTGTGATAAGCAGAGAAATTTGGAGGAATGAGTAAACTTATAGCAGCTCTATGAAGTACATACATAAccaaaaaaagataaagaaagagGAAATGCAGGAAACTCAGGGAATACTCAAAATGATGATACTGATAATGCTAATTGGTTACCTAATGGTAGAGGAAGAAGCAAACAAAGAGGAAGAGGGAAAAGAGTCATAGAGAAGAACACTCCTGTTCCACAGAGTAAAGGAGCTAAAATAAGGATTTCAAACCTATAGTTTTTCATGATTAGTGCAATTTTCTAGAATATTAGAGGGGTAAGGTCCAAAAAGGCTATTCACATATTAAAAAGATTGATCAGCATCAATAAAAATGACTTTGTTACTATCTTTGAACCTTTCATTAATAGTGGAAAGATTGAGAGCTACAAAAATTTCTTGGGCTTTCAACACTGCCTAGCAAATACCAATGGCCAAATATGGTTTTCTGGAATTGTCAGGCGGACATAGCTGCAAACGAGGATCAACAACTCACTTTACGTATCAAAGACAAAGATAGGAGCGATATCCATATTACTGCAGTATATGCTACTGCCAGAGAGAGAAAGGATTTTTGGGCTAATATTGAAGACATTAGCAATGACATTGCTGGCCCATGGTGCATTGGAGGAGATTTTAATGTAATCATGGACTCAGAAGAGAAGCTGGGGGGCAGACCTCATCGAGCTCATAGAAGCGTTGATTTCACTGCTACTATGGAATATTGTGGTCTTgtggacttaggctattttggaCCTAGGTTTACTTGGTGCAACAATCGAAGAACCAACAAAAGAATTTGGAAAAGGCTCGATAGTATTATAGTTAATGATGAATGGACGCAAAAGTTTCAAAACAATTATATTACGCATTTAGTAAGGACTGGATCGGATCATCGATCTCTCTTTATGAAACGTCACAGTGAGCAGCAAGAAGTGATTAAATACTTCATGTTCCTTAATATCTGGGTGCAACAACCAGATTTTTTAGAGGTAGTCCAGAATAATTGAAGCACACAGGTCACAGGTAATGCTATGTGGAGATTGAAATGCAAACTATAGTCCCTTAGTAAAAGGCTAGGACAGCGGTCCAGGGAAAGCTTAGGAGACATCTACAACTAGTTCAACAATTGGGAAGCAAAAGTGCAACAACTTGAAGAACTCGACCTTCATATAAACACTGAAAACAGTAGGAAAGAATTAAATAAAGCTCATGCGGAGTACGTTAAATGGCTTGGAGTACAGGAAAgaaattttaaggcaaaaatcacatataaaatggTTCCAGGAAGGAGACTACAACACTACATATTTTCACAGTATGCTtagggaaaaaagaagaagattgcAAAGGCTACCATAAAACATTTTGAAAGTCTTTTTGGCATGGAGGATCCAGTCATGAATGATCAACTCCTAGAATGCATTTCGGCTGAGGAGAATGAGTCCTTGATTGCTAATCCATCAATGAGTGACATCAAAGATGTTGTGTTCAGTCTGAATGCCAATAGTGCAGTTGGTACAGATGGCTTCAATGGGGTTTTCTTTCAAAGTTGTTGGGAGATTATCAAAGAAGACATCATAGCCTTTGTTCGGGAAGTTTTTAACGGCAAAAAGCTTACTAAGTTCTACTCTCATTCATGTTTGGTTCTTATACCAAAAGTGGAGTCTCCAACCAACTTCTCTAAACTTAGGCACATTAGTCTGACGAATTGCACAACCAAAATCATCTCTAAGGTGTTGGCAACCAGACTAAATCGTTTCCTTCTAAGGATTATATCAAACAATCAGAATGGTTTTATGAAGGGCAGACTCATAACAGAGAACATCATGCTTGCTGAAGAAATCATACAAGGTATTGGCAAGGAAAACAGAGGGGGAAATATTATCATAAAGCTAGACATAGCCAAGGCTTACGACAGATTATCTTGGTCATTCTTAGCCTCAATGCTGAGAAGGTTTGGTTTTGCGGAACAATGGATTGATATTATATGGAGATTGATATCGGATGTGTGGTACTCTATAGTGATCAATGGCTCCAGGAAGAGCTTATTTACCTCTTCACAAGGACTTAAACAAGGAGACCCTTTATATCTCTCATTGTTTATCATTACGGTAGAAATGTTAACTAGGTCTCTCAACAAGCTTCTTTCCAATCCTGATTTTACTCCTTTTTACATGAACCAAAGGGGCCCAAAAATCAATCACTTTGCCTATGCGGATGATATAGTAATCTTTAGTAGGGGTAATAGTAAGTCTATAAGACTGATCATGAAGCAAATTAGCAAATATGAGAAAGCTTCCGGGCAAaaagtaaacaaagaaaagagCTTCGTTCTCAATGACCCTAAAGCAAGAGCCCACGGAATGAATAGAATGAGGGAAGCTACTGGATTCATGAATAAATATTTTCCCTTCAACTACCTTGGTTGCCTATTATATGTAGGGAGAAAGAAACTTTCCTACTTCGACCCTATGGTGGACAAAATTGCTAAGAAATTGAATGGGTAGCAAGGTAGGCTTTTGACTTCTACCTTTGACTTGTGGGGGACGTATGGTCCTCATAAAAAGTGTTCTCCAATCCCTTCCGATTTATACTCTATCTACTATGAGTCCCCCAAAGGACACTTAAAAATTGATTGAAATGTATTTTGCTAACTTTTTCTGGGGTTCTGCAGGTGATATGAGAAAGTATCATTGGAGCTCTTAGAGAAATCTTTGCTTCTCTAAGGATGAGGGAGGAATTGGTGTTAGATCCATGGAAGACATCAGCAATACTCTTTCCATGAAAAGATGGTGGAGATTTAGAACTGTAGATTCCTTAAGGTCATCTTACCTTAGAGCTAAATATTGCATCAAATCACATCCAATGGCTAAGAAATGGACATCGGGAAATTCGCATGCATGGAAACATATGACTCAAATAAGGAGCAAAGTGGAAAGTTGTATATATTGGAAAGTTAACAAAGGCACTTGTAGCTTTTGGTGAAATAACTGGTCGGGAGGTGCTCTAGCAGATCTATTTCCCCATAGGAGAAAGAGCAAGAACACCATTGTGAGGGAATTCATTACAGAGGAGGGTTGGGATATGACGAAGTTGACTATGATGACCACACAGCTCTACTAATTAGAGACATTGCTCTAGGATATTCTAACAAGGATGACTATGCCATTTGGGATATTAAATCTAGCGGTCACTACACTAACAAGAGTGCTTGGCAGAATATTAGAAGCAGGAAGTAGAAGAATGAAGCTTTAAACAAGATTTGGCTTAATTGCATACCTTTCAAAATCTCTTTCCTTTCTTGGAGATTGTACCTTGGTAAGCTTCCTTTTGATGAAATTATTGCTAAATTTGGTAATAAAATTGTTTCTAGATACAGGTATTGTCAGACTCCTAAAGAGGACACCATTCAACATGTCTTCATTGAGGGGGATGCAGCCAAATTTCTCTGGAATAGATTCAGAGCTCCTATGGGCATCAAATATGAAACCTGGCCAGTTAGAAGAGTTCTCAAAAATTGGTGGGACGAGAATCCTAAGAACAATATCCAGAAGTTCACTCTTCTAGCAGAACCATTAGGTATAACTGGGAAATATGAAAAAGTTGGACTGCATGTAGATATGGCGGGCAAAAGAATTTTCAACCGAGGAAAATGGAGCATCAAGTAATGTGGACTATCCAAGCAGCTTTGAGTATGGACTTCCCCAAATACAAAGTTACATGTCCATAGTCTATGTTCTGTGAAAAGGTAGAGCTTTGGAACCCCACTCCAATAGTGCATCAAGTAACATGGCAAAAACCCCCAGTGAAAGGATTAAAATCAATACTGATGGAAGTTATTTAAAAGAAACGGGAAGAGCTGGAATAGGAGCAATGATTAGAAATGAAGAAGGTGATCTAACAATGGAATTCTCCTTGCCAATTCAAAGCAACACCAACAATAGCACTGAAGCAATGGCCGCTAAAGTAGGAGTTCAATGATGTATACAACAGGGGTATAATGACTTCTATCTGGAGAGTGGAGATTGACTAGCAAATAGTAGCCAATATGCTCATTGCTAGAAAACATCGACAACCTTCATTTAAAAGGCCTGATTGAAGATATGACTAGGATCAGGAACCATGTTGAAGTTAACATTGCACACTGCTTCAGAGAAGAAAACTAAGTGGCTGATACTTTCGCAAAAAAATGCAGCAAAAAATGGGATCAGTGGCTATTACTATACTTTCCAGCAGCTCCCAGGAAATGCTAAAGGACCTTTCCAGCTGGATAAATGGCAACTACCTTATTTTAGAATTAGGTACGATAAAGCCAATTTTTTTGTGAGTTGATGTACATTCTTTTATAGATATGAGAGGTAGATATATTTTCATTACCTTGCCTTTCATATCGTTTTCTCAGAAGGTAAGGTCCATGTCCCCCTCCATTGTATGTAATCTTTTTTTTGTGGGAATAGATATAGTAGGGGTCTCACCAAACCTCCCAACACTCCAGGTGATGAAAACCTGGGTGATTgtctttaataaaataaaaatatttactttttcatttttacttgtccactatattaaattaagagaaaaataatctttttttttctgttttaccATAATCATTAGCTACTCATTTTCCAAGACTTTtgaaaatattatcattattatgggaaaaattgtaaaatacatacttcatttatatttttcttgaagGGAGTGCAAAGTCAAAAGTGGATAGCTAACAATAAAAGGACGGAGTATATCCTttctcctcctcttcttccttcttttttggagggtaaaattatttttactgtatcaaattattttattttatcctgtGTATAATTTGATTTATACATACCGTTAAACAAATTGTCTCATTTTTAGCTCTTGGTCTTAATGGAGCTCCAAACCAATCTATAATGGAGGGTCATTTGGACCTCTGTATAATTTGATTTATACATACCTCTTCgtcatgaccgtttctcgttgtTTGTAGCACACGATATGTTGAAAATTatctaaattcctattttatggcccaaaaacgTCAAAAAATGTGGAACAATCATGAAAAAACCATgtctattattcattaggtcgtttctgaTTGATCCGCAAAATTTAGGCAATTCAAAGTCCATCGcctgaattcatgaagatggcttGGACATTAGCACACAAAATGTTAGaaattaaattcctattttatggacctaaaatgccaaaaagtaAGGAATTGGTCATGAAAAAATCATGTCAATTATTTATTAGGTTGTTTCTGATGGGCCcataattttttaggcgattcagaaCCCATCGTCCGAATTCATGAATATAGCGTGGACGTTAGCACACAAAATATCGAAAATCATCCTAACTTCctattttatgaccctaaaacgccaaaaaagaaagaattgttaTGGTGAAGCTAAGATTATTATTCATTAGATCGTTTTTATGGTCCCacaaaatattaggtgattcgaAGTTCGAcgtccgaattcatgaagatggcgtggacattagcacacaaaatattgaaaatggtcctgaattcctattttatggtcttaaatgcaaaagaagaaaaaaacgaGAAACAATCACGGCGAATCAATTATTATTGTTTACTAGGTCGTTTCTAATGGCCTCCCAAAATTAGGCGATTCAGAGCCCGTTGCCCGAATTCATAAAGATGGCATGGATATTAGCGGATGAAAATCAAAAACCatcctgaattcctgttttatggccctaaaacactaaAAATGAGGAATATTCATGGTgaagcaatg is a genomic window containing:
- the LOC107819404 gene encoding uncharacterized protein LOC107819404 codes for the protein MVFWNCQADIAANEDQQLTLRIKDKDRSDIHITAVYATARERKDFWANIEDISNDIAGPWCIGGDFNVIMDSEEKLGGRPHRAHRSVDFTATMEYCGLVDLGYFGPRFTWCNNRRTNKRIWKRLDSIIVNDEWTQKFQNNYITHLVRTGSDHRSLFMKRHSEQQEVIKYFMFLNIWVQQPDFLEVVQNN